A window of the Hypomesus transpacificus isolate Combined female chromosome 10, fHypTra1, whole genome shotgun sequence genome harbors these coding sequences:
- the LOC124473004 gene encoding BTB/POZ domain-containing protein KCTD1 isoform X1 gives MDETDIMDLTHQKTRKRPRPISSVDLSVHASLKRIPLRTGECRDPAFMFTVRGDNIPAASLKQNDHSVSTSPTAVMPAQDNRSSMSRPMITRSPASPMSNQGIPAPAQLTKSNAPVHIDVGGHMYTSSLATLTKYPESRIGRLFDGTEPIVLDSLKQHYFIDRDGHMFRYILNFLRTSKLLIPDDFKDFSLLYEEARYFQLQPMLSELERWRSDREQGRVSRPCECLVVRVAPDLGERITLSGDKALIEDVFPEIGDVMCNSVNAGWNHDSTHVIRFPLNGYCHLNSVQVLERLQQRGFEIVGSCGGGVDSSQFSEYVLRRELRRTPQRGGPNSNRIKQEQLD, from the exons ATGGACGAAACGGATATCATGGACTTAACGCATCAGAAAACGAGAAAACGACCGCGTCCAATCAGTTCTGTGGATTTGTCCGTACACGCGTCCTTAAAACGAATCCCGTTAAGAACCGGGGAATGCAGGGACCCAGCGTTCATGTTCACAGTCAGAGGCGACAACATACCTGCAGCATCTTTAAAGCAGAATGATCATTCTGTGTCTACTTCGCCAACTGCAGTAATGCCCGCACAG GATAACCGCTCCAGTATGTCCAGACCCATGATCACCAGATCGCCAGCGTCTCCCATGAGTAACCAGGGCATCCCAGCCCCCGCCCAGCTAACCAAGTCCAACGCCCCTGTGCACATTGACGTGGGAGGACACATGTACACCAGCAGCCTGGCGACGCTAACAAAGTACCCAGAgtccag aATCGGCCGCCTCTTTGATGGTACAGAGCCCATAGTCCTGGACAGCCTGAAGCAGCACTACTTCATAGACAGGGATGGACACATGTTCCGCTACATCCTCAACTTCCTCAGGACGTCCAAGCTCCTCATCCCAGATGACTTCAAA gaCTTCAGCCTGCTGTACGAGGAGGCGCGCTACTTCCAGCTGCAGCCCATGCTGAGCGAGCTGGAACGCTGGCGCTCGGACCGGGAGCAGGGCCGGGTGTCGCGGCCCTGTGAGTGCCTGGTGGTGCGCGTGGCCCCCGACCTGGGCGAGAGGATCACGCTGAGCGGCGACAAGGCCCTCATCGAGGACGTCTTCCCCGAGATCGGCGACGTCATGTGCAACTCGGTCAACGCCGGCTGGAACCACGATTCCACGCACGTCATTCGCTTTCCCCTCAACGGCTACTGCCACCTTAACTCCGTCCAG GTGTTGGAGCGCCTGCAGCAGCGTGGGTTTGAGATCGTGGGGTCCTGTGGTGGGGGCGTGGACTCGTCCCAGTTCAGCGAGTACGTCCTGAGGAGGGAACTGAGAAGGACGCCCCAGAGAGGAGGGCCCAACTCAAACAGAATAAAACAGGAGCAGCTGGACTAG
- the LOC124472686 gene encoding aquaporin-4-like isoform X2 — translation MRQEKTQEIEDRGTACRCLWRCPSFCDRPNRMAAFKGIWTKDFWRAVSGEFLATLIFVLLSLGSTINWAAGEEKPPPADLVLISLCFGLSIATMVQCFGHVSGGHINPAVTAAMVVTRKLSLAKAMFYVVAQCLGAISGAGLLYLVTPEAVRGGLGATTVNSQISVGHALVVELLITFELVFTVFATCDPKRSDLNGSAGLAIGFAVAIGHLFAIPYTGASMNPARSFGPAVVTLNFENHWVYWVGPILGGILAAALYEYLFCPDPELKSRLQDVFKKDTSGKYLEVESGVYQGDPDDLVIKPGSIHAGDLDKSLKKDPSRDCSGEVLSSV, via the exons ATGAGGCAAGAGAAAACACAGGAAatagaggacagggggacagcATGTAGATGCTTATG GAGGTGTCCATCCTTCTGTGACCGTCCGAACAGAATGGCGGCCTTTAAGGGAATCTGGACCAAGGACTTCTGGAGGGCTGTGTCCGGGGAGTTCCTGGCCACCCTCATCTTCGTTCTCCTCAGCCTGGGCTCCACCATCAACTGGGCGGCGGGGGAGGAGAAGCCCCCGCCCGCAGACCtggtcctcatctctctctgcttcGGCCTCAGCATCGCCACCATGGTGCAGTGCTTCGGACACGTCAGCGGGGGCCACATCAACCCGGCGGTGACGGCCGCCATGGTGGTGACCAGGAAGCTGAGCCTGGCCAAGGCCATGTTCTATGTGGTGGCCCAGTGTCTGGGGGCCATCTCTGGGGCAGGCCTCCTCTACCTGGTCACCCCGGAGGCTGTCAGAGGGGGTCTGGGAGCCACCACG GTGAACTCCCAGATCTCGGTGGGCCATGCTCTTGTGGTGGAGCTCCTCATCACGTTCGAGCTGGTCTTCACCGTGTTTGCCACCTGTGACCCCAAACGCAGCGACCTCAACGGCTCAGCAGGCCTGGCCATTGGGTTTGCGGTCGCCATCGGCCACCTGTTCGCT ATTCCATACACTGGAGCCAGCATGAATCCAGCCCGTTCGTTTGGAccggcagtggtcacactgaaCTTCGAGAACCACTGG GTGTACTGGGTGGGTCCAATCCTGGGGGGCATCCTGGCGGCTGCCCTGTACGAGTACCTGTTCTGCCCCGACCCAGAGCTGAAGAGCAGGCTTCAGGACGTCTTCAAGAAGGACACGTCTGGGAAGTACCTGGAGGTGGAGAGTGGTGTGTACCAGGGAGACCCTGACGACCTGGTCATCAAGCCTGGCTCCATCCACGCCGGTGacctggacaagtccctgaagAAGGACCCTTCCCGGGACTGTTCGGGTGAGGTGCTGTCCTCGGTATGA
- the LOC124473004 gene encoding BTB/POZ domain-containing protein KCTD1 isoform X2 — MFQDNRSSMSRPMITRSPASPMSNQGIPAPAQLTKSNAPVHIDVGGHMYTSSLATLTKYPESRIGRLFDGTEPIVLDSLKQHYFIDRDGHMFRYILNFLRTSKLLIPDDFKDFSLLYEEARYFQLQPMLSELERWRSDREQGRVSRPCECLVVRVAPDLGERITLSGDKALIEDVFPEIGDVMCNSVNAGWNHDSTHVIRFPLNGYCHLNSVQVLERLQQRGFEIVGSCGGGVDSSQFSEYVLRRELRRTPQRGGPNSNRIKQEQLD; from the exons ATGTTTCAG GATAACCGCTCCAGTATGTCCAGACCCATGATCACCAGATCGCCAGCGTCTCCCATGAGTAACCAGGGCATCCCAGCCCCCGCCCAGCTAACCAAGTCCAACGCCCCTGTGCACATTGACGTGGGAGGACACATGTACACCAGCAGCCTGGCGACGCTAACAAAGTACCCAGAgtccag aATCGGCCGCCTCTTTGATGGTACAGAGCCCATAGTCCTGGACAGCCTGAAGCAGCACTACTTCATAGACAGGGATGGACACATGTTCCGCTACATCCTCAACTTCCTCAGGACGTCCAAGCTCCTCATCCCAGATGACTTCAAA gaCTTCAGCCTGCTGTACGAGGAGGCGCGCTACTTCCAGCTGCAGCCCATGCTGAGCGAGCTGGAACGCTGGCGCTCGGACCGGGAGCAGGGCCGGGTGTCGCGGCCCTGTGAGTGCCTGGTGGTGCGCGTGGCCCCCGACCTGGGCGAGAGGATCACGCTGAGCGGCGACAAGGCCCTCATCGAGGACGTCTTCCCCGAGATCGGCGACGTCATGTGCAACTCGGTCAACGCCGGCTGGAACCACGATTCCACGCACGTCATTCGCTTTCCCCTCAACGGCTACTGCCACCTTAACTCCGTCCAG GTGTTGGAGCGCCTGCAGCAGCGTGGGTTTGAGATCGTGGGGTCCTGTGGTGGGGGCGTGGACTCGTCCCAGTTCAGCGAGTACGTCCTGAGGAGGGAACTGAGAAGGACGCCCCAGAGAGGAGGGCCCAACTCAAACAGAATAAAACAGGAGCAGCTGGACTAG
- the LOC124472686 gene encoding aquaporin-4-like isoform X1: MQRRIAITLLVAQLMRHSALVSWWAGLRHPEQQSPPSEHAPSFTLLGVMPCYWSNKAPGCPPRGMMCGSYSSDQLPALPSTPELCQFQPTAACLRCPSFCDRPNRMAAFKGIWTKDFWRAVSGEFLATLIFVLLSLGSTINWAAGEEKPPPADLVLISLCFGLSIATMVQCFGHVSGGHINPAVTAAMVVTRKLSLAKAMFYVVAQCLGAISGAGLLYLVTPEAVRGGLGATTVNSQISVGHALVVELLITFELVFTVFATCDPKRSDLNGSAGLAIGFAVAIGHLFAIPYTGASMNPARSFGPAVVTLNFENHWVYWVGPILGGILAAALYEYLFCPDPELKSRLQDVFKKDTSGKYLEVESGVYQGDPDDLVIKPGSIHAGDLDKSLKKDPSRDCSGEVLSSV; encoded by the exons ATGCAACGGCGCATCGCGATCACACTGCTAGTAGCCCAACTTATG AGACACTCTGCACTAGTGAGCTGGTGGGCGGGCCTGAGGCACCCCGAGCAGCAGTCTCCTCCTTCAGAGcatgctcccagcttcactctcCTGGGGGTGATGCCCTGTTACTGGAGTAATAAAGCTCCTGGATGCCCGCCCAGGGGCATGATGTGTGGCTCATATTCATCTGACCAGCTCCCTGCTCTCCCATCCACTCCTGAGCTCTGTCAATTCCAGCCAACTGCAGCGTGTCT GAGGTGTCCATCCTTCTGTGACCGTCCGAACAGAATGGCGGCCTTTAAGGGAATCTGGACCAAGGACTTCTGGAGGGCTGTGTCCGGGGAGTTCCTGGCCACCCTCATCTTCGTTCTCCTCAGCCTGGGCTCCACCATCAACTGGGCGGCGGGGGAGGAGAAGCCCCCGCCCGCAGACCtggtcctcatctctctctgcttcGGCCTCAGCATCGCCACCATGGTGCAGTGCTTCGGACACGTCAGCGGGGGCCACATCAACCCGGCGGTGACGGCCGCCATGGTGGTGACCAGGAAGCTGAGCCTGGCCAAGGCCATGTTCTATGTGGTGGCCCAGTGTCTGGGGGCCATCTCTGGGGCAGGCCTCCTCTACCTGGTCACCCCGGAGGCTGTCAGAGGGGGTCTGGGAGCCACCACG GTGAACTCCCAGATCTCGGTGGGCCATGCTCTTGTGGTGGAGCTCCTCATCACGTTCGAGCTGGTCTTCACCGTGTTTGCCACCTGTGACCCCAAACGCAGCGACCTCAACGGCTCAGCAGGCCTGGCCATTGGGTTTGCGGTCGCCATCGGCCACCTGTTCGCT ATTCCATACACTGGAGCCAGCATGAATCCAGCCCGTTCGTTTGGAccggcagtggtcacactgaaCTTCGAGAACCACTGG GTGTACTGGGTGGGTCCAATCCTGGGGGGCATCCTGGCGGCTGCCCTGTACGAGTACCTGTTCTGCCCCGACCCAGAGCTGAAGAGCAGGCTTCAGGACGTCTTCAAGAAGGACACGTCTGGGAAGTACCTGGAGGTGGAGAGTGGTGTGTACCAGGGAGACCCTGACGACCTGGTCATCAAGCCTGGCTCCATCCACGCCGGTGacctggacaagtccctgaagAAGGACCCTTCCCGGGACTGTTCGGGTGAGGTGCTGTCCTCGGTATGA